In Silene latifolia isolate original U9 population chromosome 6, ASM4854445v1, whole genome shotgun sequence, the genomic window CTGAGACCCATTGCCAGTGACAGTCCCATGATTTTCTTCCAGAGGTGACTCATTTAACACATCAGCATTATTAGCAGTCTTCTTGAAACCAACCTTTGCATTTTTGTTGTGTGTCATCTTTCCCTTCCCCTTGTTGGTTTTGTTTGGAAATCCAACAATAAGAAAACATTTGTTTGCTGAATGTCCAATCTTACCACAAGATGGACAAGGATTAACCATGAAACACTCATCCAAACTATGATTATGCATCTTGCAATGACCACAATACTTTTCGGTAAGTATTTGCAATGAATGGGTGATTCATAGCATCAGCAGGTCTATAACTCGCATAAGTAGTGGCATCAGTAACATGTTCTACTATGTCAGTTAACTGCTTATGCTTCTCTACTTTCTGAAGAAGCCCAAGAACTTTACTAACACTAGGCAAAGAATCCATGGACAATATCTGAGTGCGAACAGTGTCATAGCTAGAATTCAATCCCATCAAGAACTTGATCAACTTGTTTTGTTGATCACGAGCATGAAATCTCTTCATTAAAGCACGAGTACAAGTAGCTAATTTACCACAGGTACAATCAGGCACAGGGTCTAGATTATCTAAGGTTTCCCAAATGTTCTTGACTTTACTATAGTACTCAACAAGAGAAGAATTGGACTGGGTAATGGAACTAAGATCTTAATTCAACTGATAAATCTCAATGAAATTGGACTGACCATACCTTTCAACAATCTCCTCCCATAAATCTTTAGCTGTTCTGATATACTTCAAGGTTTCTCTGATGGATTTATCCATGGAGTTCAGAATCCACTTGAGCACCATTAAATCGCATCTGATGAACTGATGGTATTTCTTATCTGTTGCAGGAGGCTTAACCAGAACACCATTAACAAACCCTTCTTTATTCTTCGCAGCAAAGGCCATTAACACATCCTGCTTTCAGCTGAGAAAGTCAGTTCCATCGAAGAGTACAGGAGTAAGCAAGGAAGTAGGTTGATCAGAAGACGAAAGATATAAGGGATCGTCATAGAACTCATATGAATCAGAAGCTGTTGAACGATCAGAATCAGGCATTTTTGTAAGATAGATGAAGATTTAAGATGAAAagaaagagttttagaaatacgAAGATGAAGATGTATAAGAAAAGTATGAAGATGTGAACAGTAATGGAAGAATATGTGAAGCGGAAGCGTATGAATTCTTGAGGATTCAAGAACCTGATACCATGTAAACCAACAATAATCGTGTATTGATGGTAGAATATGAGAGAATTATGTAATATGAATGTTTATGAATCTTATTAATCAAAACTTATATTTTTGATCATACAACCTTAAGTATTTATAGTAGCTAGATTACCAACATGGGCTAACCTAACTAACTCTAGTTTAGTATAACTAACTCTATGGTTGTTATAACAACCTTATAACTAACCATGAGATGTTATATGTCAATACGACCTTCACTCTAAAAGTATAAAACTAACCAGAATCGTGCTAACTAATGATACTCTGACTGTCTATGCAAAGGCAACATAGCTAGCAAAAATGTACAAACAACGTGACAATAAGCAGAAATTGATAAGGGTACGACCTTACACTTCAATTAGAGATCCATAACATGGGCGATATGTTTTACACCAGGCACTTCTTGAAGTAGAGAGACAATAGGAACAAACGTCACGTTCATGACATTTGGTGTTAAGTTTACGGGCTATGTCTATTTGGCAGAACTCTGTTCTAGATCATCCCCGCCTCTCCTTCTGAAAATAAGGGGTCGCCTGGTATAGCATTAATGAATGAGGGGGAAATTTGTATGGGGAAATGATTACCCACCAAATTGATTCTAGGAGATATTTTCCCTGACCTAAGGTTTGGCATTTCTAGGAAATTATTACTGCCTTAATATTTCCCCAAGTTTGGTATGGGGGTAAAATTTCTAGTTGCATCAGAAAAGGACCTGATCagtacaaaaaaaataaaacagtaCACCAAATCACTGACCATACAAACTTGCTTTTAATTATACCATTGGTCCAACATTATCAAATCTTCTAGTTTATTACATTGCAAAAAGGCCtgattttaaaaacaaaaataagaacaataattaaattgTATGTCGAAAAATATAGCTATAAATGCTCATAATCTTCATTGAACAAGCTAAGGCCTACTCAAGACCATTCCAAAAAAATCATACTTCTCGTCCTCGTCTTCCAAATCACGAAAAATTGCAACATCGCTCTCGGTCATAATCGAGAGCAAAATAAGGATATTGACCCTCGAAATACCTCGAACATTGCCTAGTTCTTCACGCAAACCAACCTTGTAATTCTTTGGTGCTTCTAACATATTAGTGAGTTGAGTAATTTGAGCATTACTGTTTTCAAGCATGGTCCCCATTAGATTTTCGAAACTCTTTTGAACATTCAAGATCTCCTTATTTTTACGCAACCTTTTCTTACTTGGTCGCTTCACACTTTCATCTCCACATCTTTTACTAGTTTCTGATCCTTCAGTGAGTTCGCCACTTTGAAACTCTTGTTGTGCATTTTCACTTGTCTCATTAATTTCATCTTGATCATCTCTATCAAGAGGTGTATTACCCTTAGCTTTTTGTTGCCTGTCTTTAGCATAGATTTCCTCCATTGCATCGAACAATGGAAATGGTTTCCGAAATAGGCCTTTGGCTTCTTTGTGACTCTATTAAACACAAAAGAATGAAAATATATCACAAGTTATCCGGTTAGTTGACACTCCATTTTATTTCAGTAATCTAATTTGAATGTATAGATGTTATATTCGACACGAACATCAATAGCAAAATATAAACAGGCTGCAGCAATTTGAATCCAATAATATTCAGGACATTCAGTTCATATATCAGAAACACCATTCATCAAAAAAGAATGGCACATACTCAGGGAGCGTAGAAGACCCCACTACTGCGAAATTAGCCCCATTGTGAAAATTGGACGCCAAGGGTTCTAGGTATGGGCTTAAGAAACGTGCGTTCAAGCTTTGGCCTGCACCAAGCAACTCTACTGTTAGCACGGATGGTGTTATATTTGAGTTATGACTTGTGATACCTCACCGTAACCACTTTGTACGGATCTTGAAAATTATCACGACGCCTTTTAGAGAGTATTGGCCATATTTATACTCGTATAAATGTATAATAACCAAGATCAGGTCCTCAAAACCAGTTCACAATCGTGACTGAAGCCGCTATATTAGTATAACGTTTTGATGGGTCTCAAACTTAGGAGTTAAGCTAGTGACCCAACATATGGATGCAGAATGTGGAGTAAAGTGTTCCTGGCAGTGAAAAAAATCAGCATAAAAACAAGTTCCACAACTAAAAATTGTTACTACAGTATGCTTATGACATCTAATCCATATCTCAGTTCCGAGAGCATATGATATCTACTCATAGTTATCCGGGAGAGACCGTGAGTCGTAACAGTATTCTTCATCAGACAGtagcataaaattaaatgtgggaAAGAAAGAAAGTTAAAAAATGTTACCTTACACCATTCATCAAACAGCTTGCGCTCGCCTATTACCATCTTGAGAGTATCGTCCCATCCGAATCCACTACCCTTGTGTTTGATCTCAAGTAAAGCATTAAATCGCTTTTTAAGATAGCCTAATCTTGACTCGATGTTAGTTGCTCTAAGTCCGGCATCAGGCATTTTTTTTCTGAAATTAGTTTCTCCAAATGCACCAAGTAACCAGATTTAAACCCACCTTCAGCCTTCCACTTTCCATCCAAATGTAAAGACAACAATAAATCCACCAACAAGGTATCCTCCTCCACAGTCCACCTCCTTGGACTAATGTTTTCGCTATTAGCTTCACTTTCAGCCATCATGTAGACACTATGCATGTAAAATTTGTAACGACCAGAAACTTATACATTAAAAACGGCATTTATTGAAGTTTTTAAGTTGTACAAATAAAATTCATAGCTGGACAAACAAGTGAACAACCCATCGTATCACAAAAAGGAAAACCAGTGTATCACAACCAAACAAAAACATCTAGTTAAGCAAAGTATCAAACATATGTTATATGCCTAAAAGGCCTACGCTGTTTCCAACTATCAAACATCTCCTTAGCTAGTTCGTCTCTCAATTTTGTCCAAGAGACAGATGTATCAATTATATTTATATAATCTTCACCGTGTTGCATAAACTGTCTACCATAATCTGTATCTAATAAGGACTCCATTGGATCGACACTCATTTCGCGACGAATCAGATTGTGAATAAGACAGCAAGCACTGATGATGTCAGTATGAGTATCCGCATTATAAAAACTGTATTTTCTGAGTATCGCCCACCTTATTTTCAACAACCCAAAACACCTCTCAATGACATTTCGTGCAGAAGAATGTTTCATATTATAAAATTCCTTCTCGTTAACTGGTTGCCAACCATCTTTCTATTCATTGAGATGACACCTCTACCCTCTATAAGGAGCAAGAAAGCCTTCGTCATTTGTAAAACCCGCATCAACTAGGTAATAACTACCTATTAACATAACATTAAACTGGTTTTAGTCACTAGGTTAACTACCCATTTATAATTTAATCACTAgcgagaaaaataaaaaatatccTCACCACGAGGAACTTTAAACGGATGTCTTTTACTCACAGCATCCTGGAGGACTCTACCATCGGCCGCTGAATCTTCCCACCCGGGTAAAATATAGGTAAACTGCATGTCCTTAGTACAAGCCGCTAAAAAATTTGTAGCTATCTCTCCTTTTCTTTTACGGTACTTAGGTTTCTCAATATTAGGAACTTTTAATCTGATATGTGTCCCATCTAAAGCTCCTAAACAGTTCTATGGACCATTGAAAGTACAAAAACAAACTCAATAAAAGAATAATAAGTTATATTAAATTTGATCTATGGACAGACTTGGAATAACAAAGTTTTACCTTAAACCATTTCCATTTTGAATCCCCGCAATCCTCTTTTATTGGTTGTGGGGTCTTTATCAGGTGCTTATACAAACGTAAAACAGCTCTTAAAACTTCACGAAAGTTTCTACTCACGGTTTCTTTGGACCTTCTTAAACGTTGCATAAGCATTCTTTGTTTCTGATCATGTGCTAATATATTTAAAAATATAGCTACCCTTTCTTCTACAAACATATTTTTTGATTCTCTAAGAAAACCATTAGACCGAAGTAGCCCACACAATACATCAAATGTATATCTATCCATTCTAAGTTGATCTATACAACTTAGATCAGAATTCAAAAATTCAGATATATTTTTTAGTCCTTGACTCATTGTTTGTTTTGCCGTGTGAGTATTTTTATTTCGAGGCACTTTCATCGTTTCTAATATAGCTATCATGTAATAACAAAAACACACACATATCATGGATCTCATTCTAATATACCAAATAAGACCAACTATGCTTTTTTGCTTCCGAGACAGTATTCTACGAGCCATAGCTGCATAGAAGATCATATAAAAACATATTAAAACATGCAAATTAGTATCACAAATCAAATTAACACATTCAATCATGCTAAATAGGCTGCAACTTATACATAATCGATCATGTTCAAGTTTGCCGAAAGCTGCATTTACAGCCTTATTTACCGAAATTATCGTCAAAATATGCTAATAGCATGCCTGACATCTCCAATTAAAATATACCCACATCGTTCAAAGCCTTACAAATCAAATTAACACATTCAATCATGCTAAATAGGCTACTACTCACATATAATCAATCATGTTCAACGCAAATGATTATCTCAAATCTAATTAAAACTCGGTTCCAGTAATTTTACACAAACCCAGGCATTCGTAACTAAAATTGTCACAAAAATGAAATTGAAATAATAAAATCAAGAAATACAAGATAATTATGAATGATACACAGAAATTAACACCcatgaaatttgaagaaaaattgaacATATAATCGATTGTATGTGAGTAGCCGCAAACTGAAATCGCAAAGATAATCTCAAACGATCGATCAAAATTGATGCAATAATCTTATCTAAATCAAAAGATAATCTCAAACGAGATCCCCAAATTTTATTCCTCCTGTAACTTTTACGGAGGGGGGAGGAGAGTAATCTATTACTGCTTCTgggcttgcctggaatccatGGAATTATTAAGGGGGTAAGTTTTATTGGGCGATCATTACTGGAGAAATTAATTAGTGGGGTAATGAGTTCCTTGATGATATGTTTAGCATAAGAGTAATGATTACTGAGTAGATCTtgtactcccttaatcattatcCAGGGGGGAGGGTggtaatgtattaccccttcACAAGGGTAATAATTCCAGGAGGTGAATAATTATCTACATACCAAACATGGGAAATAGACCTCACATATTACTTCTCTATTCATTCCCCTTCtattaccctcaatccaagcaagctAGGGAGGAATAAGTACTGGGCCTGAATAAGTTCTTTTGTACCAAACCTCTTTAAAAGACCCATAACAATTACCCTCTAATTTTTCAGGCCCATTACACCCAATCCAGGCGACCCCTTAGTCTTGCTTGCTTTACGGTGCCCATGGTCGTCTGCATTTCAATCGACAACACTTGTCTATGGGTCACCCATCACATTTGGCTCGTCCTGCTCTATAAACTAAAAACCATTCAAATAATGGTATTGATACTTGAATCGAAAAACCGATGCGTCTTACTCCTAGACCTTTCTATATTCATCCCTTTGAAGCTATTGAGAAACAAGTTGCTACTCCACTCCTCGATAAAAATGTACAGAGTCCGTGTTTTCCAAACATGCCTAACAACCCCTCAGCTAACAAAATTTTAATGAAACAGAATTTGTCCAACATAAATATCCAAGCCCGAGCTTGGCGAGCAAGAATACGTATATATCGTCAAATAAGGTGAGTGCCAACATAAATGCCCAAAAAGCCAGGTTGCTCTGGCACAACTATCTTCCTTCGATGGATTATGAACACCTTTAAAATTCACTTGTCACAAAAATCCCTTTTTTAGGCATATTACACGTAGAAATATAGAATCATTAATAGCCATCTATATCCTCTCCAAATCAGTCCGTTGGACATTACTCAAGAGGACCGTTGGTCCTTCCTACAATCATGGGATTTACCATTATTTCTTCCTCTTATGATATATCTTATAGCTGTTGATTTGTATTTACCGTAAATAGATAGCTTGCACATTTGTATAAATAGCTTCTCATGTATTCTTGTAAATCACCTGACTTTATCGAATATAATTATTCACCATCTATTCCAAAGATTATCATGGTATCAGGCTAGGGTTTAACTCTGCCTcctgtttcattttttttcctcTGTTTTCAGATCGAAAATTTCGAACTACAAATCACTATGACGAACCCGGATGGCTATGAAGTTATCAATTCTACGCCATTTCAAAAATATTCTATTATTCATGTTGAAAATACCGGTACTAACATCACACAAATCACTTTTAACGGGTCCAATTACGATGAATGGTCCCGTTCCTTTTACCTTACTCTCATCGCGAAAGGGAATGAAGGCTATATCAACGGCACTACTCCCAAACCTGCTGAAACTGCCGCCTCTTATTCCACCTGGAGGGCCACCAATGCGTTGGTCACCGGATGGATTTTCAATTCCATCGAACCATCTACTCGACGCACTATTTCAACTCGTTCCGAAGCGAAACAAATATGGCTAGACATAAAGAATCGATTCTGTCAAGGTAATGACCCATGCATTTTTCAATTAGAAGCCGATCTGATTGCGTGTCGTTAAGGCTCGACAGAACCGTTGATGACTTATTATGGACGAATAATCAAAATTTGGGACGATATTGCTATGTTCGACCCTCTACCAACCTGTGATTGTAACCCGTGCAATTGTAATTGGGTCACAAAAATGGATGCTCGGAGGGAGAAGAAACGGGCTCGGGATTTTCTCATGGGACTGGATGCTCGGTATGACAATGCTCGTTCACAAATTCTCGGTATCAATCCTCTTCCTAACTTATATCTTATTTACAATAGGCTTTT contains:
- the LOC141588712 gene encoding uncharacterized protein LOC141588712; translated protein: MAFAAKNKEGFVNGVLVKPPATDKKYHQFIRCDLMVLKWILNSMDKSIRETLKYIRTAKDLWEEIVESKVKNIWETLDNLDPVPDCTCGKLATCTRALMKRFHARDQQNKLIKFLMGLNSSYDTVRTQILSMDSLPSVSKVLGLLQKVEKHKQLTDIVEHVTDATTYASYRPADAMNHPFIANTYRKVLWSLQDA
- the LOC141659019 gene encoding uncharacterized protein LOC141659019, producing MPDAGLRATNIESRLGYLKKRFNALLEIKHKGSGFGWDDTLKMVIGERKLFDEWCKSHKEAKGLFRKPFPLFDAMEEIYAKDRQQKAKGNTPLDRDDQDEINETSENAQQEFQSGELTEGSETSKRCGDESVKRPSKKRLRKNKEILNVQKSFENLMGTMLENSNAQITQLTNMLEAPKNYKVGLREELGNVRGISRVNILILLSIMTESDVAIFRDLEDEDEKYDFFGMVLSRP